From the genome of Spirosomataceae bacterium TFI 002, one region includes:
- a CDS encoding Histidine kinase-, DNA gyrase B-, and HSP90-like ATPase, giving the protein MKTNLIFIIFLLTFFCQKTYSQPSQEEVLEKNQNALDSLKLQPQSQIRDSSITICLGKILLAHLGIKNSKLNAEERINPLKDFTEVSVFDQKEGYFYYYAGFNYRFEGLNEPAIEYFYKSLEIFIQNGNKSMEASTYNQLTRIVSLTLLNNPDYDPETRTKYYKYSNREAVNIENKKDTVMLSSYHLNIALQHLIKKEYEKAKINYRKSWEVVADKPERFWFQYYGGRWAEGLCMLHMGQTKKGFELINEVKREIAKSNTSDRENLRAIIGFLLGDYFIQKGNYIQGLKESDYGAKDNPILKAPIMNHFMNKNYYRIYKAMGNYQKALSYHEEIVAYNRELEKAEIKGNYVKWANREENIAKDNKINSLEVENLYQSNERQKLLRNFLILGLIALSGLAIYILYSNKELRSLNANLLQKNKEIEMALFKGQHLERKRVASELHDTLATKTSALKWRMEALTETLKTDKEPFENVVKSLEELYTDIRFISHNLLPEELEREGLKNTLTNLISKLNMLNKTTFNLVLDGLETKLETMIQYEFYNVILELCNNILKHSEAQNAFISVSDFGNKIYLTVTDDGVGIYHKKNAKGIGLSNIKNRIESIGGEIDIESGNAGTKVSIII; this is encoded by the coding sequence ATGAAGACTAATTTAATTTTCATAATATTTCTTCTAACCTTTTTTTGTCAAAAAACTTATTCTCAACCTAGCCAGGAAGAAGTTTTAGAGAAAAATCAAAATGCACTTGATAGCTTAAAACTTCAACCTCAAAGTCAAATTCGAGATTCAAGCATTACAATATGCTTGGGTAAAATTTTACTTGCACACTTGGGCATTAAAAACTCCAAGCTAAATGCCGAAGAAAGAATTAATCCTTTAAAAGACTTTACCGAAGTTTCGGTTTTCGATCAAAAAGAAGGCTACTTCTACTATTACGCTGGTTTTAATTATCGGTTTGAAGGTTTAAATGAACCTGCAATTGAATACTTCTATAAAAGCCTTGAGATATTTATTCAAAATGGGAATAAAAGTATGGAAGCTTCGACTTACAACCAGCTCACGCGGATAGTTTCTTTAACTCTTTTAAACAACCCAGACTACGACCCCGAAACAAGGACGAAGTACTATAAATATTCCAATCGTGAGGCGGTAAATATTGAAAATAAAAAAGACACCGTAATGTTGTCGAGCTATCATTTAAATATTGCTCTTCAACATTTAATCAAAAAGGAATACGAAAAGGCCAAAATTAACTATAGAAAGTCATGGGAAGTGGTGGCAGATAAACCAGAGCGTTTCTGGTTTCAATACTACGGCGGAAGGTGGGCAGAAGGCCTGTGTATGTTACATATGGGACAAACAAAAAAAGGTTTTGAATTGATCAATGAAGTCAAAAGAGAAATTGCTAAATCAAACACCTCTGATCGTGAAAACTTAAGAGCGATAATTGGATTCCTCCTAGGAGATTACTTTATTCAAAAAGGAAATTACATTCAAGGATTGAAAGAGAGTGACTACGGAGCAAAAGACAACCCCATCTTGAAAGCTCCGATAATGAATCATTTCATGAATAAGAATTATTATAGGATTTATAAGGCAATGGGCAATTATCAAAAAGCCCTATCATACCATGAAGAAATAGTTGCCTATAATAGAGAATTGGAGAAAGCAGAAATTAAAGGAAACTATGTCAAATGGGCAAATAGAGAAGAAAACATTGCCAAGGATAATAAAATAAACTCACTAGAAGTAGAGAACCTATATCAAAGCAATGAGCGGCAAAAACTACTTCGAAATTTTCTCATCTTAGGTCTTATTGCACTAAGTGGTTTGGCTATTTATATTCTTTACAGTAATAAAGAACTCCGAAGCCTAAATGCCAACCTACTACAGAAAAACAAAGAAATTGAAATGGCACTCTTTAAGGGTCAACACCTTGAAAGAAAACGTGTTGCATCTGAGCTTCATGATACATTAGCAACCAAAACCTCTGCTCTTAAATGGAGAATGGAAGCCCTTACAGAAACACTTAAAACGGACAAAGAACCCTTTGAAAATGTAGTAAAATCGCTTGAAGAACTTTATACTGACATAAGGTTTATTTCGCATAACTTACTACCAGAGGAGTTGGAGCGAGAAGGCTTAAAAAATACACTTACCAACTTGATCTCAAAACTTAACATGCTAAATAAAACTACCTTTAATTTAGTCCTTGATGGTCTTGAAACAAAACTTGAAACAATGATACAGTATGAGTTTTACAATGTCATTCTGGAACTTTGTAATAATATATTAAAACACTCAGAAGCTCAAAATGCCTTTATTTCTGTTTCCGATTTTGGCAACAAAATTTACTTAACTGTTACCGACGATGGCGTTGGTATTTACCATAAAAAAAATGCAAAAGGAATTGGACTTAGCAATATTAAAAACCGAATAGAGAGTATTGGTGGTGAAATAGATATTGAAAGCGGAAATGCTGGAACTAAGGTTTCTATAATTATTTAA
- a CDS encoding FHA domain-containing protein has protein sequence MASNLKPEKYLIRHISGSKANQVEEFNFNTLNELSLGRSANSDVQFDPEEDSVVSREHGRIVKVSDDPYLFKIHDNNSRNGLFVNKQRVKAETAIAPGDEVQLGSNGPSFIFDIYPLPADMMLATRVIDIPSSVKPTTEMAMESDETGVWEVENQKKGVGKETVERLLTNERNKSNQTLIASIFGAVIVLSALGYVFRDNIFPSSTQTIIIDSTKVQPVSKSIIEVEEIATLNRKKVVKIMFSWRLYQTSTNEALWHEFTAIKDESGQQRYIALYVQNGDGSIEPKLTTSANVPRVPIGIDGASGTGFVISEDGFILTNSHVATNWNTGYTFADYAFPGLLVSQNGNPIKDARSVGPQDVYGWVPQETKQFGYNPTNKAVKGANTIINVTFADNDTPIPVVGEPIPSPEHDVALIKINASQKLPYVELDENTEVKIGSPSVVMGYPAITPGTFSVVTSKNVFNTSNQVREVAKPTTTTGTVTNILEGNSLQGIERQVGTNFGEAYQLQISETGGGNSGGPVFNRNGKVVGIFFAGNSDGQGTKVTYAIPIKYGKKLLNIY, from the coding sequence ATGGCCTCAAATCTTAAGCCTGAAAAGTACCTGATCCGCCACATATCTGGTTCCAAAGCTAACCAAGTGGAAGAGTTCAACTTCAATACCCTCAATGAGCTATCGCTTGGTCGTTCTGCAAATTCAGATGTACAATTTGATCCTGAAGAAGACTCTGTTGTTAGTCGCGAGCATGGGCGTATCGTAAAGGTAAGTGACGATCCATATTTGTTTAAAATTCATGATAACAACAGCCGAAACGGACTTTTTGTAAATAAACAAAGAGTGAAAGCAGAGACAGCAATTGCTCCTGGAGACGAAGTACAATTAGGTAGTAATGGCCCCTCATTTATATTTGATATTTATCCTTTGCCTGCCGACATGATGTTGGCAACAAGAGTAATAGATATCCCAAGTAGTGTGAAACCTACTACTGAAATGGCTATGGAATCCGATGAAACTGGAGTTTGGGAAGTTGAGAATCAAAAGAAAGGGGTAGGGAAAGAAACTGTAGAAAGGCTTTTGACCAATGAAAGAAATAAAAGTAATCAAACATTGATTGCATCTATTTTTGGAGCTGTCATTGTGTTGAGTGCTTTGGGTTATGTTTTCAGAGATAATATATTCCCGTCGAGTACTCAGACAATAATTATTGACTCTACGAAAGTACAACCAGTTTCTAAGTCAATAATTGAAGTAGAAGAGATAGCGACTTTGAATAGGAAAAAAGTAGTTAAAATAATGTTTTCGTGGAGGTTATATCAAACTAGTACCAATGAGGCATTGTGGCACGAGTTCACAGCTATTAAAGACGAAAGTGGGCAACAAAGATACATCGCTCTTTACGTTCAAAATGGTGATGGAAGTATTGAGCCTAAACTTACCACCAGTGCAAATGTACCAAGAGTTCCTATAGGGATAGACGGAGCGTCGGGAACTGGATTTGTTATTAGTGAAGATGGTTTTATTCTTACCAACAGTCATGTTGCTACGAATTGGAACACCGGCTACACTTTTGCAGATTATGCCTTTCCCGGATTGTTAGTTAGTCAAAACGGAAACCCTATAAAGGATGCACGTTCTGTAGGGCCACAAGATGTCTACGGATGGGTCCCACAGGAAACAAAACAGTTTGGTTATAACCCAACCAATAAGGCTGTGAAAGGAGCGAATACAATTATAAACGTAACATTTGCAGATAATGACACTCCAATTCCAGTGGTGGGTGAACCTATCCCTTCTCCAGAACATGATGTAGCTCTAATAAAAATTAACGCAAGTCAAAAACTACCCTATGTAGAGCTTGATGAAAATACTGAGGTTAAAATTGGATCTCCATCAGTAGTAATGGGTTACCCTGCGATAACACCAGGTACATTTTCAGTAGTTACTTCCAAAAACGTATTCAATACAAGTAACCAAGTAAGAGAAGTTGCTAAACCAACCACTACTACAGGGACAGTTACAAATATTTTAGAAGGAAATTCTCTTCAAGGAATAGAAAGACAAGTAGGGACAAATTTTGGCGAAGCGTACCAATTGCAAATCAGCGAGACTGGTGGTGGTAACAGTGGAGGTCCGGTATTCAATAGGAATGGTAAGGTCGTTGGGATTTTCTTTGCAGGAAACAGTGACGGTCAAGGCACGAAAGTAACTTATGCCATCCCAATTAAGTATGGTAAAAAGCTTTTGAATATTTACTAA
- a CDS encoding DNA-binding response regulator, NarL/FixJ family, contains REC and HTH domains, with amino-acid sequence MKNKPRMKVILVDDHEIILESLSMLLGSIPDVDIIAKFSDPLEAMVYIKKYPVDIVVTDYDMPEMNGLELTFKVREVSSKIKVLMLTVSEEVSIIRDAFKAGVSGYVMKKASKSELHKAITTINEGKRFFSESVIFELLNPDTSSQQIISGDDFQTVALTNREIEIIKLIAEELSSTEIGEKLFISPATVETHRHNILKKLNVRNSVGVVKYAIQAGLLD; translated from the coding sequence TTGAAAAATAAACCACGCATGAAAGTTATTCTAGTAGACGACCACGAAATCATCCTCGAAAGCTTATCTATGCTCTTAGGCTCAATTCCAGATGTGGATATCATTGCAAAGTTTTCGGATCCTTTAGAAGCGATGGTTTATATCAAAAAATACCCGGTAGATATAGTAGTTACAGACTACGACATGCCAGAAATGAATGGACTGGAATTAACTTTTAAGGTCCGTGAGGTTTCTTCCAAAATAAAGGTCCTAATGCTGACAGTTTCTGAAGAGGTAAGTATTATTAGAGATGCTTTTAAGGCTGGAGTCTCAGGTTATGTCATGAAAAAGGCATCCAAAAGTGAGTTGCACAAAGCTATTACAACTATCAATGAGGGCAAACGTTTTTTTAGTGAATCTGTGATTTTTGAATTGCTTAATCCGGACACAAGTTCCCAACAAATAATCTCAGGTGACGACTTCCAAACCGTGGCACTTACCAATCGTGAAATTGAGATCATAAAGCTTATTGCAGAAGAATTATCATCTACCGAAATAGGGGAAAAGCTATTTATAAGCCCAGCAACTGTGGAAACCCACCGACACAATATTCTTAAAAAACTGAATGTAAGAAACTCGGTAGGAGTGGTTAAGTACGCAATCCAGGCTGGGTTGTTGGATTAA